The following are from one region of the Silene latifolia isolate original U9 population chromosome 9, ASM4854445v1, whole genome shotgun sequence genome:
- the LOC141599813 gene encoding uncharacterized protein LOC141599813 isoform X1, which translates to MYNSSHKFGRGGGGARGGGSGGGSSKRKSYPPPPQRHSTPSNRLSVSRTPYSSAPPPRPEQQSADESFRLVSGEPLSLATIFRLHPDLVADIRRLEAQGDTAKIKFDSNPKSDANIIDVGGKEYRFTWADEKDCDIYEERQGGEDGNGLLVETGYVWRKLTTKRELDESTKRQVKMRSLQWEQSHKSRTTKPMEPGNPSMKNQMKALVAAEASPWKQKQKKDLQFKTRNFETPQAGGPAKPVQRPQLSSNNSTKGRHSNSPLPSPQNQFIHLASPSARGSASESRTTYDPAISEARAKENVSSSNKIVSPPVTARMQEGAPHRDIQGAGVLDMERLLINLLKDNSKGMTLKAMEKAVGDVPSSSARRIDPILKKIATYEPPGRYILKPGIESGILRSSPGDKHQKQFVPRDSGITGKSPAYDNEDHVPLNNKLEGESNEVANSAPSQHLTDLFGDNDPPDNNERHAVSPSNSDSDTESGSSGSGTNSASRSRSRSPLRSASASSSDSEADSSSNNKETSDVEIDIMSDDGKEPKKLQDPLMPWSMLEARANENNGDQNGNESEDVDIENDFLGDNEAELATSSHDLCMPTENIKLVSRDHDQQQTDDDDDDDDEFKHKHYDSILNSEDKSKRGSNVVQNTDNFKRVKGRGLVQPPVSGYMGSDNHRDNRLLQMTNQQHRNENSNLESLQSSRRPPIRSHATDNADKPAKNPLTFGIDAKDKEMNAHGDITKQGYTDLIEAQDEDGGINEKVNGSPLGQNSSMRSEPSYKHHNARSKKSSDTSTREQSGLSLNDTCKADFNSSTKERRLQRELSDLEVGELREPLAEEPDKSKKLFDRASSFKKSEAKLVPSSRNVDLKANLPNQGTIDPGNGSSPNLRGPPRKNDSLSKRRSPEPYAEDLVPLQRDTKSRQQNSRSVRDEVEPLPNQAVDLNRWENEDAFIYQGTDVEGYGETLRKSSDSAPREDFRQELESHKSKSKKSRKSKGMGDEDKRRDISISRADKRKRNEPSSDDNVSYSKYEKDEPELKEPIKSFSQYKEYVQEYRDKYDSYCSLNKILENYRYEFQKLGLDLESAKGRDMERYYSILGHLRDSYRQCGTRHKRLKKIFVVLHEELKDLKQRIKDFAVDYMRD; encoded by the exons ATGTACAACAGCTCCCACAAATTCGGCCGTGGCGGTGGTGGCGCAAGAGGTGGAGGCAGTGGCGGCGGGTCTTCAAAGCGGAAGTCATATCCTCCGCCACCGCAACGACACTCCACCCCTTCTAATCGACTCTCCGTCAGCCGCACGCCTTATTCGTCTGCTCCTCCGCCTCGGCCGGAGCAACAATCCGCTGACGAGAGCTTTCGTCTCGTTAGCGGAGAGCCGCTTTCATTGGCCACCATCTTTCGACTTCATCCCGACCTAGTTGCTGATATTAGGCGTCTTGAAGCTCAAGGTGATACTGCTAAAATTAAGTTCGATTCTAACCCTAAGAGTGACGCCAAT ATAATTGATGTTGGTGGTAAGGAATATCGTTTTACATGGGCAGATGAAAAGGATTGTGATATATATGAAGAACGTCAAGGTGGTGAAGATGGTAATGGTTTACTTGTTGAAACTGGATATGTTTGGCGCAAGTTGACTACCAAGCGTGAGCTAGACGAGTCCACAAAAAGGCAAGTCAAAATGAGATCATTACAATGGGAGCAATCACACAAATCCCGCAC GACAAAACCCATGGAGCCCGGCAATCCATCTATGAAGAACCAAATGAAAGCATTAGTCGCTGCAGAAG CTAGTCCATGGAAACAGAAGCAAAAGAAGGATCTTCAGTTTAAGACGAGGAATTTTGAAACACCACAAG CTGGCGGCCCTGCTAAACCTGTTCAAAGGCCTCAATTATCCTCAAATAACTCTACAAAGGGAAGGCATTCAAATTCACCTCTGCCTTCACCTCAAAATCAATTTATACATTTGGCATCTCCATCTGCCAGAGGAAGTGCTAGTGAAAGTCGGACCACTTACGATCCAGCAATTAGTGAAGCAAGAGCAAAAGAAAATGTCAGTAGCTCAAATAAAATCGTATCTCCCCCAGTTACTGCTAGGATGCAAGAAGGAGCACCACACAGGGATATTCAAGGAGCAGGAGTGTTGGATATGGAACGCTTACTTATAAATTTGCTCAAGGATAATTCAAAAGGAATGACCTTAAAG GCCATGGAGAAAGCTGTTGGAGACGTGCCTTCTAGTTCTGCTCGTAGAATTGATCCCATACTTAAGAAG ATTGCAACTTATGAACCTCCAGGAAGATACATATTGAAGCCAGGAATAGAATCAGGAATCTTGAGG AGTTCTCCTGGAGACAAACATCAAAAGCAGTTTGTGCCCAGGGACTCTGGTATTACAGGCAAATCTCCTGCTTACGATAATGAGGACCATGTGCCTCTGAACAATAAACTTGAAGGAGAGTCAAATGAAGTTGCGAATTCTGCTCCTTCTCAGCATTTAACTGATCTGTTTGGCGACAATGACCCCCCTGATAACAATGAAAGACATGCCGTGAGTCCCAGTAATAGCGATAGTGATACTGAGAGTGGCAGTAGTGGTAGTGGCACTAACAGTGCAAGTCGAAGTAGAAGTAGAAGCCCTTTAAGAAGTGCTAGTGCTAGTAGCAGTGATAGTGAAGCCGATTCTTCTTCAAATAACAAGGAGACCTCTGATGTGGAAATTGACATAATGAGCGATGATGGTAAAGAACCCAAAAAATTGCAAGACCCTCTTATGCCTTGGAGTATGCTTGAAGCTAGGGCCAATGAAAACAACGGTGATCAGAATGGCAATGAATCTGAGGATGTTGATATTGAGAATGATTTTCTAGGTGATAATGAAGCAGAGTTGGCAACATCATCGCATGATCTCTGTATGCCCACAGAGAATATTAAATTAGTTTCACGTGATCATGATCAGCAACaaactgatgatgatgatgatgatgatgatgagttcaAACACAAGCATTATGACAGCATATTGAATTCTGAAGATAAATCGAAAAGGGGTTCGAATGTTGTTCAGAACACTGACAACTTTAAAAGAGTCAAAGGAAGAGGTCTGGTTCAGCCGCCTGTATCTGGGTATATGGGATCTGATAACCATCGTGATAACCGTTTATTGCAGATGACAAATCAACAGCACAGGAATGAGAACTCTAATTTAGAGTCTCTACAGTCAAGTAGAAGACCACCTATTCGCTCCCATGCTACTGACAATGCAGATAAACCTGCTAAAAATCCTTTAACTTTTGGGATAGATGCAAAAGACAAGGAGATGAATGCTCATGGAGATATTACGAAGCAGGGATATACAGATTTAATAGAAGCGCAGGATGAAGATGGCGGTATAAATGAGAAAGTGAATGGCAGTCCTCTTGGCCAGAATTCCTCCATGCGGTCTGAGCCCTCTTACAAACACCACAATGCACGGAGTAAAAAGTCCTCTGACACTTCTACAAGGGAACAATCTGGCTTGTCATTGAATGATACTTGCAAGGCTGATTTCAACAGTTCTACTAAAGAAAGAAGACTCCAAAGAGAGCTGTCAGACCTGGAAGTGGGTGAATTACGTGAGCCATTGGCTGAGGAACCTGACAAAAGCAAAAAATTGTTTGACAGAGCGAGCTCGTTCAAGAAGTCTGAGGCCAAGTTGGTCCCAAGTTCTCGGAATGTTGACTTGAAAGCTAATTTACCCAATCAGGGAACCATTGATCCAGGAAATGGTTCGTCTCCAAACTTGAGAGGACCTCCTAGAAAAAATGATAGTTTGTCTAAGAGAAGGTCACCAGAGCCTTATGCTGAAGATCTGGTTCCACTTCAGAGGGATACAAAATCTCGACAGCAAAACTCCAGAAGTGTTCGTGATGAAGTTGAGCCGCTCCCGAATCAGGCTGTGGACCTAAACAGATGGGAAAATGAGGACGCCTTTATTTATCAAGGGACAGATGTTGAAGGTTATGGAGAAACACTAAGAAAGTCATCTGATAGTGCACCGCGTGAAGATTTCAGACAAGAACTTGAGTCCCATAAGAGTAAAAGCAAGAAGTCACGCAAATCCAAGGGAATGGGAGATGAAGATAAAAGAAGAGATATTTCTATAAGTCGAGCGGACAAGCGTAAAAGAAACGAACCATCTTCTGATGACAATGTTTCATATTCTAAGTATGAAAAGGACGAGCCAGAACTCAAGGAACCTATTAAGAGTTTCTCTCA GTATAAAGAGTACGTACAGGAGTACCGTGACAAGTATGATAGTTATTGTTCCTTGAACAAGATATTGGAGAATTACAG GTATGAATTTCAGAAGCTGGGATTAGACCTTGAGAGTGCAAAAGGTAGAGATATGGAAAGATATTACAGCATTTTGGGACATCTGAGGGACAGTTATCGCCAATGTGGGACA CGACATAAACGGCTGAAGAAGATATTTGTGGTGCTTCATGAAGAGTTGAAG GACCTTAAACAGAGGATTAAAGATTTCGCAGTTGACTATATGAGGGACTGA
- the LOC141599813 gene encoding uncharacterized protein LOC141599813 isoform X2: MYNSSHKFGRGGGGARGGGSGGGSSKRKSYPPPPQRHSTPSNRLSVSRTPYSSAPPPRPEQQSADESFRLVSGEPLSLATIFRLHPDLVADIRRLEAQGDTAKIKFDSNPKSDANIIDVGGKEYRFTWADEKDCDIYEERQGGEDGNGLLVETGYVWRKLTTKRELDESTKRQVKMRSLQWEQSHKSRTTKPMEPGNPSMKNQMKALVAAEASPWKQKQKKDLQFKTRNFETPQAGGPAKPVQRPQLSSNNSTKGRHSNSPLPSPQNQFIHLASPSARGSASESRTTYDPAISEARAKENVSSSNKIVSPPVTARMQEGAPHRDIQGAGVLDMERLLINLLKDNSKGMTLKAMEKAVGDVPSSSARRIDPILKKIATYEPPGRYILKPGIESGILSSPGDKHQKQFVPRDSGITGKSPAYDNEDHVPLNNKLEGESNEVANSAPSQHLTDLFGDNDPPDNNERHAVSPSNSDSDTESGSSGSGTNSASRSRSRSPLRSASASSSDSEADSSSNNKETSDVEIDIMSDDGKEPKKLQDPLMPWSMLEARANENNGDQNGNESEDVDIENDFLGDNEAELATSSHDLCMPTENIKLVSRDHDQQQTDDDDDDDDEFKHKHYDSILNSEDKSKRGSNVVQNTDNFKRVKGRGLVQPPVSGYMGSDNHRDNRLLQMTNQQHRNENSNLESLQSSRRPPIRSHATDNADKPAKNPLTFGIDAKDKEMNAHGDITKQGYTDLIEAQDEDGGINEKVNGSPLGQNSSMRSEPSYKHHNARSKKSSDTSTREQSGLSLNDTCKADFNSSTKERRLQRELSDLEVGELREPLAEEPDKSKKLFDRASSFKKSEAKLVPSSRNVDLKANLPNQGTIDPGNGSSPNLRGPPRKNDSLSKRRSPEPYAEDLVPLQRDTKSRQQNSRSVRDEVEPLPNQAVDLNRWENEDAFIYQGTDVEGYGETLRKSSDSAPREDFRQELESHKSKSKKSRKSKGMGDEDKRRDISISRADKRKRNEPSSDDNVSYSKYEKDEPELKEPIKSFSQYKEYVQEYRDKYDSYCSLNKILENYRYEFQKLGLDLESAKGRDMERYYSILGHLRDSYRQCGTRHKRLKKIFVVLHEELKDLKQRIKDFAVDYMRD, from the exons ATGTACAACAGCTCCCACAAATTCGGCCGTGGCGGTGGTGGCGCAAGAGGTGGAGGCAGTGGCGGCGGGTCTTCAAAGCGGAAGTCATATCCTCCGCCACCGCAACGACACTCCACCCCTTCTAATCGACTCTCCGTCAGCCGCACGCCTTATTCGTCTGCTCCTCCGCCTCGGCCGGAGCAACAATCCGCTGACGAGAGCTTTCGTCTCGTTAGCGGAGAGCCGCTTTCATTGGCCACCATCTTTCGACTTCATCCCGACCTAGTTGCTGATATTAGGCGTCTTGAAGCTCAAGGTGATACTGCTAAAATTAAGTTCGATTCTAACCCTAAGAGTGACGCCAAT ATAATTGATGTTGGTGGTAAGGAATATCGTTTTACATGGGCAGATGAAAAGGATTGTGATATATATGAAGAACGTCAAGGTGGTGAAGATGGTAATGGTTTACTTGTTGAAACTGGATATGTTTGGCGCAAGTTGACTACCAAGCGTGAGCTAGACGAGTCCACAAAAAGGCAAGTCAAAATGAGATCATTACAATGGGAGCAATCACACAAATCCCGCAC GACAAAACCCATGGAGCCCGGCAATCCATCTATGAAGAACCAAATGAAAGCATTAGTCGCTGCAGAAG CTAGTCCATGGAAACAGAAGCAAAAGAAGGATCTTCAGTTTAAGACGAGGAATTTTGAAACACCACAAG CTGGCGGCCCTGCTAAACCTGTTCAAAGGCCTCAATTATCCTCAAATAACTCTACAAAGGGAAGGCATTCAAATTCACCTCTGCCTTCACCTCAAAATCAATTTATACATTTGGCATCTCCATCTGCCAGAGGAAGTGCTAGTGAAAGTCGGACCACTTACGATCCAGCAATTAGTGAAGCAAGAGCAAAAGAAAATGTCAGTAGCTCAAATAAAATCGTATCTCCCCCAGTTACTGCTAGGATGCAAGAAGGAGCACCACACAGGGATATTCAAGGAGCAGGAGTGTTGGATATGGAACGCTTACTTATAAATTTGCTCAAGGATAATTCAAAAGGAATGACCTTAAAG GCCATGGAGAAAGCTGTTGGAGACGTGCCTTCTAGTTCTGCTCGTAGAATTGATCCCATACTTAAGAAG ATTGCAACTTATGAACCTCCAGGAAGATACATATTGAAGCCAGGAATAGAATCAGGAATCTTGAG TTCTCCTGGAGACAAACATCAAAAGCAGTTTGTGCCCAGGGACTCTGGTATTACAGGCAAATCTCCTGCTTACGATAATGAGGACCATGTGCCTCTGAACAATAAACTTGAAGGAGAGTCAAATGAAGTTGCGAATTCTGCTCCTTCTCAGCATTTAACTGATCTGTTTGGCGACAATGACCCCCCTGATAACAATGAAAGACATGCCGTGAGTCCCAGTAATAGCGATAGTGATACTGAGAGTGGCAGTAGTGGTAGTGGCACTAACAGTGCAAGTCGAAGTAGAAGTAGAAGCCCTTTAAGAAGTGCTAGTGCTAGTAGCAGTGATAGTGAAGCCGATTCTTCTTCAAATAACAAGGAGACCTCTGATGTGGAAATTGACATAATGAGCGATGATGGTAAAGAACCCAAAAAATTGCAAGACCCTCTTATGCCTTGGAGTATGCTTGAAGCTAGGGCCAATGAAAACAACGGTGATCAGAATGGCAATGAATCTGAGGATGTTGATATTGAGAATGATTTTCTAGGTGATAATGAAGCAGAGTTGGCAACATCATCGCATGATCTCTGTATGCCCACAGAGAATATTAAATTAGTTTCACGTGATCATGATCAGCAACaaactgatgatgatgatgatgatgatgatgagttcaAACACAAGCATTATGACAGCATATTGAATTCTGAAGATAAATCGAAAAGGGGTTCGAATGTTGTTCAGAACACTGACAACTTTAAAAGAGTCAAAGGAAGAGGTCTGGTTCAGCCGCCTGTATCTGGGTATATGGGATCTGATAACCATCGTGATAACCGTTTATTGCAGATGACAAATCAACAGCACAGGAATGAGAACTCTAATTTAGAGTCTCTACAGTCAAGTAGAAGACCACCTATTCGCTCCCATGCTACTGACAATGCAGATAAACCTGCTAAAAATCCTTTAACTTTTGGGATAGATGCAAAAGACAAGGAGATGAATGCTCATGGAGATATTACGAAGCAGGGATATACAGATTTAATAGAAGCGCAGGATGAAGATGGCGGTATAAATGAGAAAGTGAATGGCAGTCCTCTTGGCCAGAATTCCTCCATGCGGTCTGAGCCCTCTTACAAACACCACAATGCACGGAGTAAAAAGTCCTCTGACACTTCTACAAGGGAACAATCTGGCTTGTCATTGAATGATACTTGCAAGGCTGATTTCAACAGTTCTACTAAAGAAAGAAGACTCCAAAGAGAGCTGTCAGACCTGGAAGTGGGTGAATTACGTGAGCCATTGGCTGAGGAACCTGACAAAAGCAAAAAATTGTTTGACAGAGCGAGCTCGTTCAAGAAGTCTGAGGCCAAGTTGGTCCCAAGTTCTCGGAATGTTGACTTGAAAGCTAATTTACCCAATCAGGGAACCATTGATCCAGGAAATGGTTCGTCTCCAAACTTGAGAGGACCTCCTAGAAAAAATGATAGTTTGTCTAAGAGAAGGTCACCAGAGCCTTATGCTGAAGATCTGGTTCCACTTCAGAGGGATACAAAATCTCGACAGCAAAACTCCAGAAGTGTTCGTGATGAAGTTGAGCCGCTCCCGAATCAGGCTGTGGACCTAAACAGATGGGAAAATGAGGACGCCTTTATTTATCAAGGGACAGATGTTGAAGGTTATGGAGAAACACTAAGAAAGTCATCTGATAGTGCACCGCGTGAAGATTTCAGACAAGAACTTGAGTCCCATAAGAGTAAAAGCAAGAAGTCACGCAAATCCAAGGGAATGGGAGATGAAGATAAAAGAAGAGATATTTCTATAAGTCGAGCGGACAAGCGTAAAAGAAACGAACCATCTTCTGATGACAATGTTTCATATTCTAAGTATGAAAAGGACGAGCCAGAACTCAAGGAACCTATTAAGAGTTTCTCTCA GTATAAAGAGTACGTACAGGAGTACCGTGACAAGTATGATAGTTATTGTTCCTTGAACAAGATATTGGAGAATTACAG GTATGAATTTCAGAAGCTGGGATTAGACCTTGAGAGTGCAAAAGGTAGAGATATGGAAAGATATTACAGCATTTTGGGACATCTGAGGGACAGTTATCGCCAATGTGGGACA CGACATAAACGGCTGAAGAAGATATTTGTGGTGCTTCATGAAGAGTTGAAG GACCTTAAACAGAGGATTAAAGATTTCGCAGTTGACTATATGAGGGACTGA
- the LOC141599813 gene encoding uncharacterized protein LOC141599813 isoform X3: MGAITQIPHDKTHGARQSIYEEPNESISRCRSPWKQKQKKDLQFKTRNFETPQAGGPAKPVQRPQLSSNNSTKGRHSNSPLPSPQNQFIHLASPSARGSASESRTTYDPAISEARAKENVSSSNKIVSPPVTARMQEGAPHRDIQGAGVLDMERLLINLLKDNSKGMTLKAMEKAVGDVPSSSARRIDPILKKIATYEPPGRYILKPGIESGILRSSPGDKHQKQFVPRDSGITGKSPAYDNEDHVPLNNKLEGESNEVANSAPSQHLTDLFGDNDPPDNNERHAVSPSNSDSDTESGSSGSGTNSASRSRSRSPLRSASASSSDSEADSSSNNKETSDVEIDIMSDDGKEPKKLQDPLMPWSMLEARANENNGDQNGNESEDVDIENDFLGDNEAELATSSHDLCMPTENIKLVSRDHDQQQTDDDDDDDDEFKHKHYDSILNSEDKSKRGSNVVQNTDNFKRVKGRGLVQPPVSGYMGSDNHRDNRLLQMTNQQHRNENSNLESLQSSRRPPIRSHATDNADKPAKNPLTFGIDAKDKEMNAHGDITKQGYTDLIEAQDEDGGINEKVNGSPLGQNSSMRSEPSYKHHNARSKKSSDTSTREQSGLSLNDTCKADFNSSTKERRLQRELSDLEVGELREPLAEEPDKSKKLFDRASSFKKSEAKLVPSSRNVDLKANLPNQGTIDPGNGSSPNLRGPPRKNDSLSKRRSPEPYAEDLVPLQRDTKSRQQNSRSVRDEVEPLPNQAVDLNRWENEDAFIYQGTDVEGYGETLRKSSDSAPREDFRQELESHKSKSKKSRKSKGMGDEDKRRDISISRADKRKRNEPSSDDNVSYSKYEKDEPELKEPIKSFSQYKEYVQEYRDKYDSYCSLNKILENYRYEFQKLGLDLESAKGRDMERYYSILGHLRDSYRQCGTRHKRLKKIFVVLHEELKDLKQRIKDFAVDYMRD, translated from the exons ATGGGAGCAATCACACAAATCCCGCAC GACAAAACCCATGGAGCCCGGCAATCCATCTATGAAGAACCAAATGAAAGCATTAGTCGCTGCAGAAG TCCATGGAAACAGAAGCAAAAGAAGGATCTTCAGTTTAAGACGAGGAATTTTGAAACACCACAAG CTGGCGGCCCTGCTAAACCTGTTCAAAGGCCTCAATTATCCTCAAATAACTCTACAAAGGGAAGGCATTCAAATTCACCTCTGCCTTCACCTCAAAATCAATTTATACATTTGGCATCTCCATCTGCCAGAGGAAGTGCTAGTGAAAGTCGGACCACTTACGATCCAGCAATTAGTGAAGCAAGAGCAAAAGAAAATGTCAGTAGCTCAAATAAAATCGTATCTCCCCCAGTTACTGCTAGGATGCAAGAAGGAGCACCACACAGGGATATTCAAGGAGCAGGAGTGTTGGATATGGAACGCTTACTTATAAATTTGCTCAAGGATAATTCAAAAGGAATGACCTTAAAG GCCATGGAGAAAGCTGTTGGAGACGTGCCTTCTAGTTCTGCTCGTAGAATTGATCCCATACTTAAGAAG ATTGCAACTTATGAACCTCCAGGAAGATACATATTGAAGCCAGGAATAGAATCAGGAATCTTGAGG AGTTCTCCTGGAGACAAACATCAAAAGCAGTTTGTGCCCAGGGACTCTGGTATTACAGGCAAATCTCCTGCTTACGATAATGAGGACCATGTGCCTCTGAACAATAAACTTGAAGGAGAGTCAAATGAAGTTGCGAATTCTGCTCCTTCTCAGCATTTAACTGATCTGTTTGGCGACAATGACCCCCCTGATAACAATGAAAGACATGCCGTGAGTCCCAGTAATAGCGATAGTGATACTGAGAGTGGCAGTAGTGGTAGTGGCACTAACAGTGCAAGTCGAAGTAGAAGTAGAAGCCCTTTAAGAAGTGCTAGTGCTAGTAGCAGTGATAGTGAAGCCGATTCTTCTTCAAATAACAAGGAGACCTCTGATGTGGAAATTGACATAATGAGCGATGATGGTAAAGAACCCAAAAAATTGCAAGACCCTCTTATGCCTTGGAGTATGCTTGAAGCTAGGGCCAATGAAAACAACGGTGATCAGAATGGCAATGAATCTGAGGATGTTGATATTGAGAATGATTTTCTAGGTGATAATGAAGCAGAGTTGGCAACATCATCGCATGATCTCTGTATGCCCACAGAGAATATTAAATTAGTTTCACGTGATCATGATCAGCAACaaactgatgatgatgatgatgatgatgatgagttcaAACACAAGCATTATGACAGCATATTGAATTCTGAAGATAAATCGAAAAGGGGTTCGAATGTTGTTCAGAACACTGACAACTTTAAAAGAGTCAAAGGAAGAGGTCTGGTTCAGCCGCCTGTATCTGGGTATATGGGATCTGATAACCATCGTGATAACCGTTTATTGCAGATGACAAATCAACAGCACAGGAATGAGAACTCTAATTTAGAGTCTCTACAGTCAAGTAGAAGACCACCTATTCGCTCCCATGCTACTGACAATGCAGATAAACCTGCTAAAAATCCTTTAACTTTTGGGATAGATGCAAAAGACAAGGAGATGAATGCTCATGGAGATATTACGAAGCAGGGATATACAGATTTAATAGAAGCGCAGGATGAAGATGGCGGTATAAATGAGAAAGTGAATGGCAGTCCTCTTGGCCAGAATTCCTCCATGCGGTCTGAGCCCTCTTACAAACACCACAATGCACGGAGTAAAAAGTCCTCTGACACTTCTACAAGGGAACAATCTGGCTTGTCATTGAATGATACTTGCAAGGCTGATTTCAACAGTTCTACTAAAGAAAGAAGACTCCAAAGAGAGCTGTCAGACCTGGAAGTGGGTGAATTACGTGAGCCATTGGCTGAGGAACCTGACAAAAGCAAAAAATTGTTTGACAGAGCGAGCTCGTTCAAGAAGTCTGAGGCCAAGTTGGTCCCAAGTTCTCGGAATGTTGACTTGAAAGCTAATTTACCCAATCAGGGAACCATTGATCCAGGAAATGGTTCGTCTCCAAACTTGAGAGGACCTCCTAGAAAAAATGATAGTTTGTCTAAGAGAAGGTCACCAGAGCCTTATGCTGAAGATCTGGTTCCACTTCAGAGGGATACAAAATCTCGACAGCAAAACTCCAGAAGTGTTCGTGATGAAGTTGAGCCGCTCCCGAATCAGGCTGTGGACCTAAACAGATGGGAAAATGAGGACGCCTTTATTTATCAAGGGACAGATGTTGAAGGTTATGGAGAAACACTAAGAAAGTCATCTGATAGTGCACCGCGTGAAGATTTCAGACAAGAACTTGAGTCCCATAAGAGTAAAAGCAAGAAGTCACGCAAATCCAAGGGAATGGGAGATGAAGATAAAAGAAGAGATATTTCTATAAGTCGAGCGGACAAGCGTAAAAGAAACGAACCATCTTCTGATGACAATGTTTCATATTCTAAGTATGAAAAGGACGAGCCAGAACTCAAGGAACCTATTAAGAGTTTCTCTCA GTATAAAGAGTACGTACAGGAGTACCGTGACAAGTATGATAGTTATTGTTCCTTGAACAAGATATTGGAGAATTACAG GTATGAATTTCAGAAGCTGGGATTAGACCTTGAGAGTGCAAAAGGTAGAGATATGGAAAGATATTACAGCATTTTGGGACATCTGAGGGACAGTTATCGCCAATGTGGGACA CGACATAAACGGCTGAAGAAGATATTTGTGGTGCTTCATGAAGAGTTGAAG GACCTTAAACAGAGGATTAAAGATTTCGCAGTTGACTATATGAGGGACTGA